A stretch of DNA from Arachis hypogaea cultivar Tifrunner chromosome 19, arahy.Tifrunner.gnm2.J5K5, whole genome shotgun sequence:
GGGGAACTTGTTCGGGTCTCTAGCCGGTTTGTCCTTTTCCAAAACATCAATGTTAGCAACGCTCCTTGTCTTATTGAGGAGGGGCTTGGCTCTAGGTGCTTGTTGTGCTTCGCTAGTGGACCGGGGAGGTGCCTTCTTGGATGCCTTTCCTTTGTCTTTCTTGATAACCATCCTAGAAAAGAGGGAAAGGTGGCAAAATTAAGCGTAAAGAAGCACCAAGAGATAATAATCATGCAAGTGATAAAGCATAAGAGAATAAGTGGCTCagatacatgacagctgcaacatgtaactaaggcAACAATGAAAATCATGGCCAATCACTAGCATGGGATGTAGGAGTGGTATAGGCATGCAAACAATAAGCATGAGAAGCATACACTCTCAACATTAATAATAAGAGGCAAGAGTTAGGGGATGAGCATGTAGAAATGAAGCAAGTGTAGTAAGCTCAATGCACATATGAACAAGCAAGTGAATGAGAAAGAACACTAAAATAGAAGACACTAAGTCAAATGTAACTCCAAAAAGTCATGTGGGTCttccatcaaacacttggtgtgcatcccttTTTATGACAAAAATGAGAGAAGGGTGACAATGTAACATCCCATAAAGCATTATCAAACATCATAGCATACCACACATTGTAAGGAAAAGCAATTAAGACAACCCAACTCATCAATGCAAGAGTAATCTCCACTTTTAACACCCATAAGCAaaggaaaacgaaaaagaaagaaaatccaacaaacaaacaaaacatgAATGGAAACTAACTACGAGGAAGAGTAAGGGAATGCAACTAGTAaaaggaagaaggaaaagagagaactaaacaagaaaagaaaatgagaaataccttgagaagaaaaagggaaatggGGTATGTAAGTGAGAGAGAAGGTGATGAGGGTGTGAGAGGGGAGAGGGGAAAGAGAGGTGTGGGACCGCCGGAGGTGGTGGTTGCCGCCAGTGGTGGCGGAAGAGAGGTGCTAGAAGTGGTAGGAGGGGTAGAAGTGAAGAAGAAGGGTGATGGTGAGAAGGGGGgagagaaattgaaagaaaaaggcGTGCTCTAATGCAATTGGGTCGCGAGaccggcgcgcgcgcgccatgcacgcgtgcgcgtgcatgggcaAAAATCTGCAGGGGCGCAGACGCGCACAATGCGCGTTCGCACGAAGTGGGTGATAGCGGATGTGCGTGCGAGCGCCAGGTGCACCTGCGCCTGCATCTGGGTTGTGCCCTCAGCACAATGTGGGCACAACTTTGGCTCAACTCTCGGAAAAAAATACCAGAAAATAAATTTTCACGATCGACGCGGACGCACacagtgcgctggcgcgtcgatATGCATTTTCTCCGAGGTGTGCgagcgcgccaggtgcgcgtacgcgtgagtcgAGTTAGGCCATTGGCATGATATTAGCCCAACCttggcataactctcgggaaaatggctcaGGATTGCATTTGGCAACATCGGCGCGACGCGGCTAGTGCGCGTATGCGTGCTTTGCGCGAATGGGGCCAtaggcgcgtacgcgccaggtgcgcgcacgcgtgagtgGCATTGTGCCTGGGGTTCAGAATTGGCACAgaattggcacaactctctggaaaatgaccCAGGAGCTGCGAATGCCTATGGGCGCGTACGCGCATAGTGCACGCACGCGCCCccttcccccccccccctttttttcagAGACATGAAGAATGCCTAATTATCATGAATTTAGTGGCCAAACAAGCCAAAGTGTtcaaaaacacccaaaactcaatgcAATACCCAAAGATGGGGTGTTCTTCTACCACACAATCAATCCATCAattgaaaaatcaatgcaaatcTTCATGAACaagttatctaaggtattcaCAATCAAATCTAATCAAACAATACTATAGCTAAGCAATCACAAAACAATGAAGAATTCAAGACTATATACAAAAGGGTAAAAAAGATAGATCTCACCATGGGgggtctcccacctagcacttttgtttaatgtccttaagttggactttcactAGCTCATTGTTCTTTGCCAAGAAGtgcatcttccaaaaggaatacaTCAATCTCCTTGTTGCTTTTcatttgctcaccatgatacaacttgAGACGGTACCCATTGACCTTGAAGATATCCGGACTTGAGAGATGGCGCAAATGGTAAACCCCATAGGGTTCCGCTTTCTCTACTTGATATAGGCCTTCCCATTTTGACCTTAGTTTTCCGAGTAACAATCTCAATCTAgaattgtaaaggaggactagatCACCAGCTTTAATGTCTTTACCTCTTATGCTCTTATCATGCACggctttcattttctccttgtaaaatctagagttctcataagcttcaagcCTCAAACATTCCAACTCCACTAATTGTAGCTTCCTCTCAACTCCGGCTCCACCCAAACTTGGATTGCACTCCTTGACGGCCCAATATGCTTTGTGCTCTATTTCCATCGGTAAGTGGCAAGCTTTGCCATACACCAACCGAAAGGGACTTATGCCAATTGGCATTTTGTATGCCGTTTggtaggcccataatgcatcggtgagcttagcactccaatctttcctattgggTTTCACAATTCTTTCCAAGATGCATTTAATCTCCTGGTTGGAAacctcggcttggccgtttgtctaTGGATGGTAGGCCGTAGCTACTTTATGCATGATGCTATATTTCTTTATTAGCCCTTCCATTCTCTTATTTCAAAAATGTGAACCTTGGTCGCTCacaattgctcgtggcgacccaaatATACAAATGATGTTATTTCTCACAAAGAAAAGGACCACATTAGCATCGTCCGTCCAGGTGggtatcgcttccacccatttagacacataatcaacggcaaatagaatgtagagaaaaccattagaatttggaaatgaccccatgaagtctattccccacacatcaaaaatctcacaaaatagcatggtttgttgggagatttcatccttcttggagatattaccaaatctaatacattgagaacaagatttaca
This window harbors:
- the LOC112778365 gene encoding uncharacterized protein; translated protein: MEIEHKAYWAVKECNPSLGGAGVERKLQLVELECLRLEAYENSRFYKEKMKAVHDKSIRGKDIKAGDLVLLYNSRLRLLLGKLRSKWEGLYQVEKAEPYGVYHLRHLSSPDIFKVNGYRLKLYHGEQMKSNKEIDVFLLEDALLGKEQ